The window CAATGAAAGCAATGCCCCTTTCACTCTGTTATCAGGGTGGAGATAGATAATCCTTCCGGCAAACTCACCGGAGCGATTCGGTGTAAAAAAACTCACCGTGATTCCGTTAAAGACTGCACGCATAGCTCTGAAAAAAGAAACCACCTCTATTTTCTTGATCAGATATTTCCATTTTATTGCTTCCGTGCTCCAGTTCAAAACAGCCAGCATAAAGACCGTGATCAACCAGATGCTATGCTCCGGTTTAAAAAATAATTCGAGACTTGTCCATGTATCACCGAGCCCGACCCATTGCCGGTTGAAATGAAAATAAATAAACCAGCAGGACACTAAAAAAGCCAGAACTTTTATCAGCCACCAGAACTTAACATACCATGGTCCTTGAATCATTCAGTAGTTTTACGTGAAAATCCTGCAATAGTTTATTTTCCGTGTGAAGTAAACAGCAGGTTAACAAGCAAGCATTTCCACCTCCAACAGGGTATTTTGTTCAATTCTAATGCTGAGGCTCATACACACTTCTAGCAGCTCAATAGCAATTGACGGAATAGAATCGATTCGCTAACACACAGCAACAAAAAATGCTACAGGGCAAGATCAGGCCTGGGCGGTAGGACCCCCAAAATTCATTGGCAAGCCCACACTATCCGTTTGCTTAATCGTACCGTGTACCGCTTCATACTTCTGTACATTGTCTGCTAACGCACTTAATAAACGCTTTGCATGTTGAGGTGTCAATACAATTCTTGACTTCACTCTGGCTTTCGGTACACCGGGCATCACTTTCACAAAATCAACCACGAACTCTGCATTGGAGTGTGTAATGATGGCGAGATTGGAATATATTCCTTCAGCGATTTCTTCGGAGAGTTCTATATTGAGTTGGTTGGGGTTATTATTCTGGTTTTCCATATTGATTTTGGGTTAGAATGAAACTTATTGGGGTTACGAAATTACGAATATTCCCGGAAGCGTGAAAATAAGGATGAACGCCTTCATCCTTCTTTTCTCTGCTTCCGGGATACGAAATTACGAAATACGAATGGACGAATCCGCTAATTTACGAATGTACGAATGGGCGAATCCGCTAATTTACGAATGTACGAAACCTGCCTGCCTGCAGGCAGGTTTCGTAATAGTTGTTAAAGCAGAAACGCCCCATATTGGGGCGTTTCTGAGTACAATTTTGATAATTTTAAACTTCTTCTGCTTCTTTTTTGGAAGCCATAAGTAAGTCATATTCTTCCTGAGATCCAACGATGAGTTTTTCGTACTCGCGTAATCCGGTACCTGCGGGGATAAGATGTCCCACGATAACGTTTTCCTTGAGTCCGTTGAGGTAATCAATGCTTCCGCGAATGGCAGCTTCATTGAGTACTTTGGTGGTTTCCTGGAAGGACGCTGCAGAGATCCAGCTCTTGGTATGCAACGATGCCTGTGTAATTCCTTGTAATAACGGTGACGAAGTGGCAGGAGTAGCGTCGCGGGCTTCCACGATGCGAAGATCTTTACGCTTGAGATGCGAGTTTTCATCACGCAACTGACGAAGTGTAACAATCTGTCCGGCTTTGAACCTTGGTGAATCTCCCGGCTCTACAACAACCTTCTTATCAATGATCGAATCATTCTCCGTACTGAAATCGATTTTATTCACTGACTCTCTTTCGAGGAAGCGGGTATCACCCGGATCTTCGATGATGACTTTACGCATCATCTGACGCACGATGGTTTCAAAATGCTTATCATTGATCTTCACACCCTGCAGACGATATACCTCCTGAATTTCATTCACCAGGTATTCCTGAACTGCTGTTGGTCCTTTGATCGCAAGGATATCGCTCGGTGTAATTGCTCCATCAGAAAGCGCTTGTCCTGCACGGATAAAGTCTCCATCCTGAACAAGAATATGCTTACTCAATGGTACAAGATATTTTTTCACTTCACCATCACGCGCAGTGATAATGGTTTCACGATTACCGCGCTTCACACCACCGTAGCTCACCACACCGTCAATTTCAGAAACGACAGCAGGATTACTTGGGTTACGTGCTTCGAACAATTCCGTAACACGTGGCAGACCACCGGTGATATCACCAGTACGACCCATCTGACGAGGAATCTTAACAAGGATTTCTCCCGGCTCGATTTTATCTCCTTCACTAACTGTGATATGCGCACCTACCGGAATATTGTATGCTTTGATCGTTTCCTTACCGCTTACAATTTTAATAACCGGAATCTTCGTTTTATCTCTGCTATCAATTACTACTTTCTCCTTAAAGCCGGTTTGTTCATCGGACTCTTCTTTGAAAGTAATGCCTTCTTCAATATGTTCAAAAGCCACTTTACCTCCAAACTCAGAAATGATCACTGCATTAAATGGATCCCATTCGCAGATCATATCTCCGGTCTTTACGGTTTGTCCTTCTTTCACAAAAATATGCGAACCATAAGGAACGATACCGGAATAAAGCACAGCACGTGTATTCGAATCAATAATCCGAACCTCACCTGAACGACCGATAACGATATCTGTCTCTTCACCCTTTTTACCACTCTTGATTGTACGTACTTCTTCAAATTCTATGATACCGTTAAACCTGGCAACAAACGAAGTTTCTGTTGCACCTTTCACGGCCACACCACCGACGTGGAACGTACGGAGTGTAAGCTGTGTACCGGGCTCACCGATGGACTGCGCTGCAATAACTCCTACAGCCTCTCCCTTCTGCACCATGCGTCCGGAAGCGAGGTTTCGTCCATAACAACGTCCGCAAACACCCTTCTTGGATTCACAGGTAAGTACAGAACGAATCTCCACAATCATGATCGGTGAATTCTCAATTTTAGATGCAACATCTTCATTGATTTCTTCTCCTGATTTAACCAGCAGCTCACCGGTTTGCGGATGATAAACATGGTGAACAGATACACGACCAAGAATCCGGTCATACAATGATTCTACCACATCTTCCTGATTCTTCAATGCTGTCATCGCTAATCCGCGCAATGTTCCGCAATCCGGATCAGTGATAATTACATCCTGTGCAACGTCAACAAGACGACGTGTCAGGTAACCCGCATCTGCCGTCTTAAGAGCGGTATCGGCAAGACCTTTACGCGCTCCGTGGGTGGAGATGAAATACTCAAGGATAGAAAGACCTTCTTTAAAATTAGAAAGAATCGGATTCTCGATGATCTCCCCTCCTGTTGATCCTGATTTTTGCGGTTTCGCCATCAGTCCCCTCATTCCACCTAACTGACGAATCTGCTCTTTGGATCCACGGGCACCGGAATCAAGCATCATGTAAACAGAGTTGAAGCCCTGCTTATCATTC of the Bacteroidota bacterium genome contains:
- a CDS encoding DUF3467 domain-containing protein encodes the protein MENQNNNPNQLNIELSEEIAEGIYSNLAIITHSNAEFVVDFVKVMPGVPKARVKSRIVLTPQHAKRLLSALADNVQKYEAVHGTIKQTDSVGLPMNFGGPTAQA
- the rpoC gene encoding DNA-directed RNA polymerase subunit beta', with amino-acid sequence MAAKKDQKLKSNFTKITISLASPENILEHSSGEVLKPETINYRTYKPERDGLFCERIFGPVKDWECHCGKYKRIRYKGIVCDRCGVEVTEKKVRRERMGHITLTVPVAHIWYFRSLPNKIGYLLGLPTKKLDLIIYYERYVVIQAGIKSEDGVNYLDFLTEEEYLAIMETLPKENHHLDDKDPNKFIAKMGADALFDLLSRLELDLLSFKLRHQANTETSQQRKNEALKRLQVVEAFRQANTHIENRPEWMIVKVVPVIPPELRPLVPLDGGRFATSDLNDLYRRVIIRNNRLKRLIEIKAPEVILRNEKRMLQEAVDSLFDNSRKVNAVKTESNRALKSLSDSLKGKQGRFRQNLLGKRVDYSARSVIVVGPEMKLHECGLPKDMAAELFKPFIIRKMIERGVVKTVKSAKKIVDRKDAIVWDILENVLKGHPVMLNRAPTLHRLGIQAFQPKLIEGKAIQLHPLVCTAFNADFDGDQMAVHLPLGNAAILEAQMLMLASHNILNPANGAPITVPSQDMVLGLYYITKGRKSTDEVKVKGEGLSFYSSEEVVIAYNEDRIDLHAWIKVKANVKEDGELKNRLIETTVGRVLFNEVVPPRAGYINELLTKKSLREIIGNVLKETGIAIAARFLDDIKDLGFRMAFRGGLSFNLNDVIIPVEKVKLVEKANQEVEEVMSNYNMGFITNNERYNQVIDIWSRTNSRLTDTLMNQMKNDKQGFNSVYMMLDSGARGSKEQIRQLGGMRGLMAKPQKSGSTGGEIIENPILSNFKEGLSILEYFISTHGARKGLADTALKTADAGYLTRRLVDVAQDVIITDPDCGTLRGLAMTALKNQEDVVESLYDRILGRVSVHHVYHPQTGELLVKSGEEINEDVASKIENSPIMIVEIRSVLTCESKKGVCGRCYGRNLASGRMVQKGEAVGVIAAQSIGEPGTQLTLRTFHVGGVAVKGATETSFVARFNGIIEFEEVRTIKSGKKGEETDIVIGRSGEVRIIDSNTRAVLYSGIVPYGSHIFVKEGQTVKTGDMICEWDPFNAVIISEFGGKVAFEHIEEGITFKEESDEQTGFKEKVVIDSRDKTKIPVIKIVSGKETIKAYNIPVGAHITVSEGDKIEPGEILVKIPRQMGRTGDITGGLPRVTELFEARNPSNPAVVSEIDGVVSYGGVKRGNRETIITARDGEVKKYLVPLSKHILVQDGDFIRAGQALSDGAITPSDILAIKGPTAVQEYLVNEIQEVYRLQGVKINDKHFETIVRQMMRKVIIEDPGDTRFLERESVNKIDFSTENDSIIDKKVVVEPGDSPRFKAGQIVTLRQLRDENSHLKRKDLRIVEARDATPATSSPLLQGITQASLHTKSWISAASFQETTKVLNEAAIRGSIDYLNGLKENVIVGHLIPAGTGLREYEKLIVGSQEEYDLLMASKKEAEEV